A genomic window from Ignavibacteriales bacterium includes:
- the gatE gene encoding Glu-tRNA(Gln) amidotransferase subunit GatE, whose amino-acid sequence MTFKPFNEMTESDYAAVGFKSGLEIHQQLLTKKKLFCRCPAGLYSDSFNAEILRHMRPTLSELGEYDGTALMEFKTRKEIIYQINRATVCTYEMDDTPPFELNDEALDIALEVGLLYGCAMVDEIHIARKQYLDGSIPTGFQRTTIVGVDGSIPYKDRRINIVQLGLEEDACREVSDTGHLRVYLTDRLGMPLIESVTAPEMRTPQEVAEVADILRKLVRSTGKVRTGIGAARQDVNVSVTGGTRIEIKGVPRIPNIPLLTYHEAMRQYNLLRLRDELHRRGITKETFSSKTEEVTKLLRKTRYQPLKNAITEGLKVHCVLLRGFKGLLRWQTQTDTFFSREISDRVRVISCLTTLPNIVHSDSPSETLASSEWQLLKKSAGATDDDTIVLVWGSKQDVTSGAAEIVIRAREAAIGIPSETRQALRDGTNGFERILPGADRMYPDTDLPPRRITQAHLSTIRTSVPAPFWDNESWYRSLSIPADVIEPLSYSPLAPLFAAAVKEWKLPPTLVAVTLIQLPKRVAKAIGRRVTFSIDTMRELLLAHKDGLLAREGFLGVLMHAARGHEFARTSLYRISDEELTALIDRTRHELSEVTLRHPENEHNVLMGMVMNRIRGKVNGRSLSENILGNGAEERR is encoded by the coding sequence ATGACCTTCAAGCCGTTCAACGAGATGACTGAAAGCGACTATGCTGCTGTCGGCTTCAAGTCAGGACTCGAAATCCATCAGCAACTGCTCACCAAGAAAAAACTCTTCTGCCGCTGCCCTGCGGGCCTGTACAGCGATTCTTTCAACGCCGAAATTCTCCGCCACATGCGTCCCACCCTCTCCGAACTGGGCGAGTACGATGGCACGGCACTGATGGAGTTCAAGACCAGGAAAGAGATCATTTACCAGATCAACCGCGCAACCGTCTGCACATACGAAATGGACGATACGCCCCCCTTCGAATTGAACGACGAGGCACTCGATATCGCCCTTGAGGTGGGCCTGTTATACGGCTGCGCAATGGTGGACGAGATCCACATCGCCAGAAAACAATATCTGGATGGCAGCATACCAACCGGCTTTCAACGCACTACCATAGTGGGAGTCGACGGCAGCATCCCCTACAAGGACCGGCGGATCAACATTGTCCAGCTAGGTCTTGAAGAAGATGCATGCCGGGAAGTGAGCGATACAGGCCATCTCCGGGTCTATCTCACAGACCGCCTTGGAATGCCGCTGATCGAGTCGGTCACTGCCCCAGAAATGCGCACCCCTCAGGAAGTCGCCGAAGTGGCCGACATCCTCCGCAAACTTGTGAGGAGCACAGGCAAGGTGCGCACAGGGATTGGCGCAGCGCGGCAGGATGTGAACGTGAGCGTCACGGGCGGCACTCGTATCGAAATCAAAGGCGTCCCGCGCATCCCCAATATTCCCCTTCTCACCTACCACGAGGCGATGAGACAATACAATCTGCTCCGCCTGAGAGACGAACTCCATCGCCGCGGCATCACGAAAGAGACCTTCTCTTCGAAGACCGAAGAAGTAACAAAACTGCTGCGCAAGACCCGCTATCAACCGTTGAAGAACGCAATCACCGAAGGATTAAAAGTTCATTGTGTCCTCCTCAGGGGTTTCAAGGGTCTGCTCCGTTGGCAAACGCAGACTGATACGTTCTTCTCGCGTGAGATCTCCGACCGGGTGCGCGTCATCTCATGTCTTACCACCCTTCCGAATATTGTGCATTCGGACAGCCCTTCTGAGACACTCGCCTCCTCCGAATGGCAGCTGCTGAAGAAATCCGCCGGCGCGACAGACGATGACACCATCGTCCTCGTCTGGGGAAGCAAGCAGGACGTGACATCGGGGGCTGCAGAAATCGTCATTCGAGCGAGGGAAGCCGCGATCGGAATTCCCTCCGAAACACGCCAGGCACTCCGCGATGGCACGAACGGCTTTGAGCGAATTCTCCCCGGTGCGGATCGCATGTACCCGGACACAGATCTCCCACCCCGCAGAATCACTCAGGCGCACCTCTCAACCATCAGAACCTCCGTGCCTGCGCCCTTCTGGGACAACGAGTCGTGGTACAGATCGCTCAGCATTCCGGCTGACGTCATCGAACCACTCAGCTACTCCCCCCTTGCGCCTCTTTTCGCGGCAGCTGTGAAAGAGTGGAAACTGCCTCCTACGCTTGTCGCCGTCACATTGATCCAGTTGCCCAAACGTGTCGCGAAGGCTATCGGACGACGTGTCACTTTCTCAATCGACACCATGCGGGAACTTCTCCTTGCACACAAAGACGGCTTGCTCGCGCGGGAGGGCTTTCTGGGTGTCCTCATGCATGCGGCCCGGGGTCACGAGTTCGCGAGAACCTCACTGTATAGGATTTCGGACGAAGAGTTGACCGCGTTGATCGATCGCACCAGGCACGAACTTTCGGAAGTCACATTGCGTCACCCTGAAAACGAACACAATGTGCTTATGGGAATGGTCATGAATCGGATACGCGGAAAGGTGAACGGAAGATCATTGTCGGAGAATATTCTCGGGAACGGTGCGGAGGAACGGCGATGA